From the Peromyscus leucopus breed LL Stock chromosome 8b, UCI_PerLeu_2.1, whole genome shotgun sequence genome, one window contains:
- the LOC114691412 gene encoding 60S ribosomal protein L31-like produces MATTKKGGEKKGRSAIYEVVTGEYTINLHKCIHGVDFKKHAPRALKEIRKFARKEMGTPDVRIDTRLNKAVRAKGIRNVPYHIHVRLSRKYNEDGDSPNKLYTLVTYVPVTTF; encoded by the coding sequence ATGGCAACCACAAAGAAGGGTGGCGAGAAGAAGGGCCGTTCTGCCATCTACGAGGTGGTGACTGGAGAATACACCATCAACCTTCACAAGTGCATCCATGGAGTGGACTTCAAGAAGCATGCCCCTAGGGCACTCAAAGAAATCCGGAAATTTGCCAGGAAGGAAATGGGGACTCCAGATGTTCGCATTGATACCAGGCTCAATAAAGCTGTCAGGGCCAAAGGAATAAGGAATGTTCCATACCATATCCATGTACGTTTGTCCAGAAAATATAATGAGGATGGGGACTCACCAAACAAGCTCTACACATTGGTAACTTATGTACCTGTTACCACGTTCTAA